From the Microbacterium sp. W4I4 genome, one window contains:
- a CDS encoding response regulator transcription factor, giving the protein MSIEVLIADDQAMVRAGFAALLDAHEGIHVTGQAADGLEAVTLSARLDPDVILMDVRMPELDGIEATRRILGPSYPAAKIPRILMLTTFDIDDYVYDALQAGASGFLLKDALPDELVHAVRVIAAGDALLAPRVTRMMIEHFADRRPRTPQARARLQDLTERELEVLTLIGGGSSNAEIGAELFIAEQTVKTHVGKVFAKLGLRDRVQAVILAYDAGLVEPA; this is encoded by the coding sequence GTGAGCATCGAGGTCCTCATCGCCGACGATCAGGCCATGGTCCGGGCGGGATTCGCCGCCCTGCTGGATGCCCACGAGGGCATCCACGTCACCGGGCAGGCCGCCGACGGTCTCGAGGCGGTGACCCTGTCGGCGCGTCTGGATCCCGACGTGATCCTGATGGACGTGCGGATGCCGGAGCTGGACGGCATCGAGGCGACCCGGCGCATCCTCGGGCCCTCCTACCCCGCGGCGAAGATCCCGCGGATCCTCATGCTCACCACGTTCGACATCGACGACTACGTGTACGACGCCCTGCAGGCGGGTGCCAGCGGCTTCCTGCTCAAGGACGCCCTGCCCGACGAGCTGGTTCACGCCGTACGGGTGATCGCCGCCGGCGACGCGCTGCTTGCCCCGCGGGTCACGCGGATGATGATCGAGCACTTCGCCGATCGCCGGCCGCGCACGCCCCAGGCGCGGGCACGTCTGCAGGATCTCACCGAGCGCGAGCTCGAAGTGCTCACCCTCATCGGCGGTGGCAGCTCCAACGCCGAGATCGGGGCGGAGCTGTTCATCGCAGAGCAGACCGTCAAGACGCACGTCGGCAAGGTCTTCGCCAAGCTGGGCCTGCGCGATCGCGTGCAGGCGGTCATCCTCGCCTACGACGCCGGGCTCGTCGAGCCCGCGTGA
- a CDS encoding sensor histidine kinase — protein MSAPRRPRPGRRFALWSLGSILVALYAIMVPIHTALYGVNVLVVFLVGAALTGAPALALRYPRTSIAVFTVAAFTQPLVVSPDRDRFWPWPWSVPTLIVFVVFVLTITMLHGWRRGSLALLLGLMVTLASPLLLPEAASANAAGADLIVVASLATAAFIVGVLLAGRIQLGAELTRERENAAAEQSRRELAEERTRIARELHDVVAHSMSLIQVQASTARYRAPELSDEAVAEFESIAASARGALTEMRRILGVLRTEDQTAELAPQRGIGDIPALVETTRHAGASIALNQIVSGDVSTASQIAIYRIVQESLSNAVRHAPSSAIDVNVTADAEDVSVVVRNSPASTAASTSDAAGHGLRGMNERATLLDGELNAGPDGDGWTVAARIPRHAADPLRKGTM, from the coding sequence ATGAGCGCCCCTCGACGTCCTCGCCCTGGGCGTCGCTTCGCCCTCTGGTCGCTCGGAAGCATCCTCGTCGCGCTGTACGCGATCATGGTCCCGATCCACACCGCCCTCTACGGAGTCAACGTTCTCGTGGTGTTCCTGGTCGGCGCCGCATTGACCGGTGCGCCGGCACTGGCACTGCGCTATCCGCGCACGAGCATCGCGGTCTTCACGGTCGCCGCGTTCACCCAGCCGCTCGTGGTCTCGCCTGATCGGGATCGGTTCTGGCCCTGGCCCTGGTCGGTTCCGACTCTGATCGTCTTCGTCGTCTTCGTCCTGACGATCACGATGCTGCACGGCTGGCGTCGAGGATCGCTCGCGCTGCTGCTGGGTCTGATGGTGACGCTGGCCTCTCCCCTGCTGCTGCCGGAGGCCGCCAGTGCCAACGCCGCGGGAGCGGACCTGATCGTCGTCGCGTCCCTCGCGACCGCGGCGTTCATCGTCGGCGTGCTGCTGGCCGGGCGCATCCAGCTGGGCGCCGAGCTCACCAGGGAGCGCGAGAACGCCGCCGCCGAGCAGTCCCGCCGTGAACTCGCCGAGGAGCGCACCCGCATCGCCAGGGAGCTGCACGACGTGGTCGCGCACAGCATGTCGCTCATCCAGGTGCAGGCCTCCACCGCGCGCTACCGTGCGCCCGAGCTGTCGGATGAAGCGGTGGCCGAGTTCGAGTCGATCGCGGCATCCGCCCGGGGCGCGCTGACGGAGATGCGCCGCATCCTGGGTGTGCTGCGGACCGAGGATCAGACGGCCGAGCTCGCGCCGCAGCGCGGCATCGGCGACATCCCCGCACTGGTCGAGACGACCCGTCACGCGGGAGCATCGATCGCCCTCAACCAGATCGTGAGCGGTGACGTCTCCACAGCCAGCCAGATCGCGATCTACCGCATCGTTCAGGAATCCCTGAGCAACGCCGTGCGCCACGCACCCTCGTCCGCGATCGACGTGAACGTCACCGCCGACGCGGAGGACGTCTCCGTCGTGGTCCGCAACAGTCCGGCATCGACTGCGGCATCCACCTCCGATGCCGCCGGCCACGGACTGCGCGGCATGAACGAGCGCGCCACGCTGCTCGACGGCGAGCTGAACGCCGGTCCCGACGGTGACGGCTGGACCGTCGCCGCACGCATCCCCCGGCACGCCGCCGATCCCCTCCGGAAAGGAACCATGTGA
- a CDS encoding DedA family protein: MDIINDLIMQAVASPWLYLVLFAVAVIDGFFPPVPSETVLIAAAAVAASGGDVDVILLGVVGGLGAVLGDNIAYRLGRAVGTERFAWMRRPRVIAAFDASARALERGGAGLILGARYVPVGRVAVNMTAGAVHYPWRRFLPLSVISGFTWAAYSIVIGMIAGNWLKGSPFLSVVIGIAIALAIGIVIDRVIAWRRRTREARETPATDAEAARLDATVAG; the protein is encoded by the coding sequence GTGGACATCATCAACGACCTCATCATGCAGGCTGTCGCCTCGCCGTGGCTGTACCTCGTGCTCTTCGCCGTGGCGGTCATCGACGGCTTCTTCCCCCCTGTGCCCAGCGAGACCGTGCTGATCGCCGCGGCCGCGGTCGCGGCATCCGGCGGCGATGTCGACGTCATCCTGCTCGGGGTCGTGGGCGGGCTCGGGGCTGTCCTCGGAGACAACATCGCCTACCGCCTCGGACGAGCGGTCGGCACCGAACGGTTCGCATGGATGCGACGGCCACGCGTCATCGCGGCCTTCGACGCCTCGGCTCGTGCCCTCGAGCGCGGCGGCGCAGGGCTCATCCTCGGCGCCCGGTACGTGCCCGTGGGGCGCGTGGCGGTGAACATGACCGCCGGGGCGGTGCACTACCCCTGGCGTCGATTCCTGCCGCTGTCCGTCATCAGCGGCTTCACCTGGGCCGCGTACAGCATCGTCATCGGGATGATCGCCGGGAACTGGCTGAAGGGCAGCCCCTTCCTCAGCGTGGTGATCGGCATCGCCATCGCTCTGGCCATCGGCATCGTGATCGACCGGGTCATCGCCTGGCGGCGACGCACCCGCGAGGCGCGCGAGACCCCGGCGACCGACGCCGAAGCAGCCCGGCTCGACGCGACAGTGGCAGGATGA